The following are encoded in a window of Heliangelus exortis chromosome 9, bHelExo1.hap1, whole genome shotgun sequence genomic DNA:
- the RNF228 gene encoding RING finger protein 228, which produces MAEPAQKGGVGQGGRREDEAVAAAPSYEDYECKICYNYFDLERRAPKLLECLHTFCQECLSQLHLRATQQPPTAEPGPGLGPGRSAGGSLACPLCRHRTALPDHRVHGLPVNTKLAAACPPQLRARDPLPQDTLPPLPPRRTPRAREAAAALASPPTAPAGPRSSGGGYESCQSCKRAALSAGCVCVVVSFLSMVVLLFTGLIFVNQYGGDAGPGASASPSPVGPICLSVASILALFSVVVTWLICWLKYRPEAAAATGGATANGTPRGRGAAVRRSDT; this is translated from the coding sequence ATGGCCGAGCCGGCGCAGAAGGGCGGCGTAGGGCAGGGCGGGCGGCGGGAGGATGAGGCGGTGGCGGCCGCCCCCAGCTATGAGGACTACGAGTGCAAGATCTGCTACAACTACTTCGACCTGGAGCGGCGGGCACCCAAGCTGCTGGAGTGCCTGCACACCTTCTGCCAGGAGTGCCTGAGCCAGCTGCACCTGCGGGccacccagcagccccccaCCGCCgagccggggccggggctggggccgggcCGCTCGGCCGGCGGTTCGCTGGCCTGCCCGCTCTGCCGCCACCGCACGGCGCTGCCCGACCACCGCGTCCACGGCCTCCCCGTCAACACCAAGCTCGCCGCCGCCTGCCCGCCGCAGCTGCGGGCCCGAGACCCGCTGCCCCAGGACacgctgccgccgctgccgccccgCCGCACACCCCGTGCCCGGGAGGCGGCCGCCGCCCTCGCCTCGCCGCCTACCGCCCCCGCCGGGCCCCGCTCCTCGGGCGGCGGCTACGagagctgccagagctgcaaGCGGGCGGCGCTGAGCGCCGGCTGCGTGTGCGTCGTCGTTTCCTTCCTCTCCATGGTGGTGCTGCTCTTCACCGGCCTCATTTTCGTCAACCAGTACGGCGGCGACGCTGGGCCCGGCGCTTCGGCCTCGCCGTCTCCGGTGGGGCCCATCTGCCTGTCGGTGGCCAGCATCCTCGCCCTCTTCTCCGTCGTCGTTACGTGGCTCATCTGCTGGCTCAAGTACCGGCccgaggcggcggcggcgaccGGCGGGGCGACCGCCAACGGCACCCCGCGGGGCCGGGGGGCGGCTGTCCGCAGGAGCGACACGTAG